Genomic window (Candidatus Cloacimonadota bacterium):
CGCTTGGCCTGGTGAAAACTGGTATGAGATTCTCGATCCGGACAGTGTTGTCATCGCCACCGATGGCCCCAATCCTCAGGGAATCGGATTCATCCCAGAGGAGATCCTGTATGAGCCTACCTGGGGAACCCCGGATTATGAGTTCAACGTGACTTGCACCACCTCCTATTATGTGGACGCATGGGATACATGGGAGGTTTACAAGTTCGAAGCTGTCCTTCCCCAAGAAGTGGTACTGGAAAATGGCTGGTTCTCAGCCCAGATCGACGTTGACAGCGGAGCCTCCAATCTGTTCCTCTTTGCCCCCGGTACAGGCCTTGACCAGTTCTCCATCCAGCACGTATATGCGAAGAGCCGTCTCGATAAGGAAATCCAAAAGAAGATGATGATGGTTTCTTCTGGCAACTACCGTGACCCAATAGCGAACGACATAGCCTTCACCCTCTATAAAGAGGACGTTGTTGCTCCAGAAATCACCTTCATTCTTGATCCTCCCACCCCTGGCGTGCCGGTTTACTTGAATGGTGAACTCCTTGGTTATACCAATGACAATGGCGTATTTACATGCCCTCTCCCTCAAGGTGAAGGACCCTTTGTTTATACCTTCGGAGCACCTGAAGATGGATGGGATAGTTGGCAATTCAGTCCTCAGGATAACTATGAGCTGATAATAACTCAGAATCCGACACACACCCCTGTGGAACTGAGCAGCTTCACCGCCACCGTGAACGCGGTCAACAATGTTGAATTGACTTGGGTGAGCCAGTCTGAACACCACATGAACGGCTACCGCGTTTACCGCAACACCTCAGACCAGCAGGACAGCTCCATCCTCATCACCCCGATCCTGATCCCGGCCACCAACACCAGCACCGCCCAAACCTACAGCATCACCGACAACAGCGTCGAAATCGGCGATACCTACTACTACTGGTTGGAAGCCGTCGATTACCTGAGCAGTGGTTTCCACGGCCCCGTTAGCGTTACCGTGGAAGGAAGCGTGCCTCAGGTGCTTCCAGAGATCACTTCGCTGAAAAACGCCTACCCCAACCCCTTCAAGCTGGGTAGCTGCACCACCATCGAAGTGGACGTCAAGGCCGGTGAAACCGGAACCCTCAGCATCTACAACCTTAGTGGCCAACTCGTGCGCTCCTTTACAGTGAATGAAGGCGCCCACAGCCTCGGCTGGAACGGCAGAGACAGCAAGGGTGCCGTCTGCGGAAGCGGAATCTATTTCTACAAACTCAGCACCGCCTCCTGCAACCAGTCAAGAAAGATGGTCATCATCAAATAAACCTATCTTGATTCACAAATCCCGGAGCTGACGCTCCGGGATTTTTTTGTGCCCCAAAATCCCCGTCGCTAAGACAAAAACCTTCCCAGGCCATTGGAATTCCCCGACTTAATAAGTCAAGACACATCCTAAAAAACCAGCCTGGGAGAGGATATAAACCTGACTTAACAGCAGGCTGGCAGAAATCTTGAGTTTAGGCTTGAAAATTGTATGTGGAGGGATAGCATTACATTTATGGAGAACAACTGAAATGCCCGAACGAAACTGGCTGACACTGATATTCCTGATAGTGGCTGTGGCGATGAGCCCCGTGCTCTTGAAAGCCGATCAGGCCTTGCCTGGTGACCAACTGCAAAACTATGGCCGCTTCACTGAAACACCGCCTCCAGAAGGCTCCGTTCGCCCCATTGCTGAATTTGAGCCAGCCTCCCATGTGCTGATCCGCTGGCCTCTGGGCATACCGCTTTCGCTGGTGGCACAACTGGCCAACACCGCCAGGGTGATTTGCCTCGTTTCCTCAACCTCTGAGCAAAACTCTGCCACTTCCTCTTTCAACAACGCTGGAGTGAACATAGCCAAAGTGGATTTTATGACCGCAGCCACGGATTCATATTGGACCAGGGATTATGGCCCCTGGTTCATTTTTGACGGAAACGGCGATTACGGCGTAGTGGATTTCCGCTACAACCGCCCCCGACCCAACGACAACCTCATTCCGCAGGTTTTTGCCAACCAACTGGGACTTGATTACTATGGTATGAATCTCTACCAGACTGGCGGAAACTATATGTGCGACGGCATTGGCACAGCCGCTCAGACCACAATCGCTTATACCGAGAACCCCAGCCTCACAC
Coding sequences:
- a CDS encoding T9SS type A sorting domain-containing protein; the protein is AWPGENWYEILDPDSVVIATDGPNPQGIGFIPEEILYEPTWGTPDYEFNVTCTTSYYVDAWDTWEVYKFEAVLPQEVVLENGWFSAQIDVDSGASNLFLFAPGTGLDQFSIQHVYAKSRLDKEIQKKMMMVSSGNYRDPIANDIAFTLYKEDVVAPEITFILDPPTPGVPVYLNGELLGYTNDNGVFTCPLPQGEGPFVYTFGAPEDGWDSWQFSPQDNYELIITQNPTHTPVELSSFTATVNAVNNVELTWVSQSEHHMNGYRVYRNTSDQQDSSILITPILIPATNTSTAQTYSITDNSVEIGDTYYYWLEAVDYLSSGFHGPVSVTVEGSVPQVLPEITSLKNAYPNPFKLGSCTTIEVDVKAGETGTLSIYNLSGQLVRSFTVNEGAHSLGWNGRDSKGAVCGSGIYFYKLSTASCNQSRKMVIIK